The following coding sequences are from one Arcobacter nitrofigilis DSM 7299 window:
- the pyrH gene encoding UMP kinase — translation MKKRVLVKFSGEALAGSDGYGIDTKILDYIAEEIRELVNNDIEVGIVIGGGNIIRGVTAAADGVIKRTSADYMGMLATVVNGIAMQEALEHKGLNARLQTAIKMEQIAEPYIVRRAKRHLEKGRVVIFSAGTGNPFFTTDTAATLRATEIGASMLIKATKVDGVYDKDPAKYDDAVKLETLSYDRALEDSIKVMDDTAIALAKDNSLPIVVADMYTKGNLLKIINGDLSQCSIVK, via the coding sequence ATGAAAAAAAGAGTACTTGTTAAGTTTTCAGGTGAAGCTTTAGCTGGTAGTGATGGATATGGTATTGATACAAAGATACTTGATTACATTGCAGAAGAGATAAGAGAATTAGTTAATAATGATATAGAAGTTGGTATCGTTATTGGTGGAGGTAATATTATTAGAGGTGTAACTGCAGCTGCTGATGGTGTTATTAAAAGAACTAGTGCAGACTATATGGGTATGTTAGCAACTGTTGTAAATGGTATTGCTATGCAAGAAGCACTAGAGCACAAAGGTTTAAATGCTAGATTACAAACTGCTATTAAAATGGAACAAATTGCTGAACCATATATTGTAAGAAGAGCAAAAAGACACTTAGAAAAAGGAAGAGTTGTAATTTTCAGTGCAGGTACTGGAAATCCATTTTTCACAACTGATACAGCAGCAACATTAAGAGCCACAGAAATTGGTGCTAGTATGTTAATTAAAGCTACAAAAGTGGATGGTGTTTATGATAAAGATCCTGCAAAATATGATGATGCTGTTAAATTAGAAACATTATCGTATGATAGAGCATTAGAGGATTCAATAAAAGTTATGGATGATACAGCTATTGCACTTGCAAAAGATAATAGCCTTCCAATAGTCGTAGCTGATATGTACACAAAAGGTAATTTACTTAAAATCATAAATGGTGATTTAAGTCAATGTTCAATAGTAAAATAA
- a CDS encoding pyridoxine 5'-phosphate synthase encodes MLLGVNIDHIAVLREARKINDPNPLDALGICKLAGAEQITIHLREDRRHIHDNDAKYIIKLSTLPVNLECSINEKIIDIACKFKPSRVTLVPENREEVTTEGGLDLKSNFERIKNAVNKLHENEIEVSLFIDPTKDMIELSEQLQVEWIELHTGTFANVYAMLHGNLNNTHHSIKELELPREDLKKLLTKSRKEIKKASIFANELNLKVAAGHGLNYQNVTMISRIKQISELNIGQSIIARSVFTGLKDAIIEMKNLIKD; translated from the coding sequence TTGCTACTTGGCGTAAACATAGATCATATTGCTGTATTAAGAGAAGCCAGAAAAATAAATGACCCAAACCCACTTGATGCCCTTGGAATTTGTAAATTAGCAGGTGCTGAACAAATTACAATTCACTTAAGAGAAGATAGACGACATATCCATGATAATGATGCAAAATATATTATCAAATTATCAACACTACCTGTTAACTTAGAGTGTTCAATCAATGAAAAAATCATAGATATCGCATGTAAATTTAAACCCTCTCGGGTAACACTTGTTCCTGAGAATAGAGAAGAAGTTACTACTGAAGGTGGTTTGGATTTAAAATCAAATTTTGAGAGAATAAAAAATGCTGTTAATAAACTTCATGAAAATGAGATTGAAGTTTCACTTTTTATTGACCCAACAAAAGATATGATAGAACTATCTGAACAACTACAAGTTGAATGGATAGAACTACATACTGGAACTTTTGCAAATGTATATGCAATGTTACATGGAAATTTAAATAATACACACCACAGTATCAAAGAGTTAGAATTGCCAAGGGAAGATTTAAAAAAACTTCTAACAAAGAGTAGAAAAGAGATTAAAAAAGCTTCAATATTTGCTAATGAATTAAATTTAAAAGTTGCTGCTGGTCATGGTCTTAATTATCAAAATGTAACTATGATATCAAGAATAAAACAAATAAGTGAATTAAATATTGGACAAAGCATAATTGCAAGATCAGTTTTCACTGGATTAAAAGATGCAATTATTGAGATGAAAAATCTTATCAAGGATTAA
- a CDS encoding serine hydroxymethyltransferase → MSYINNNSLEQADKEIFDILENELERQTTHLEMIASENFTSPAVMQTMGSVFTNKYAEGYPYKRYYGGCEFADKAEQLAIDRACEIFGCKFANVQPHAGSQANGAVYAALINAGDRILGMDLSHGGHLTHGSKPSFSGKNYQAFYYGVELDGRINYEKVMEIAKVTMPKIIVCGASAYAREIDFAKFREIADAVGAILFADIAHIAGLVAAGEHPSPFPHAHVVTTTTHKTLRGPRGGLILTDDEEISKKINSAIFPGLQGGPLVHVMAAKAVAFKEVLDPSWKDYAKQVKANAKVLADVLMKRGYDIVSNGTDNHLILVSFLNKPFSGKDADAALGNAGITVNKNTVPGETRSPFVTSGVRIGSPALTSRGMKEKEFEIIANKICDVLDDIENADLQAKIKKELEELAKNFVIYTSSTY, encoded by the coding sequence ATGAGTTATATTAATAATAATAGTTTAGAGCAAGCAGATAAAGAGATTTTTGATATTTTAGAAAACGAGTTAGAAAGACAAACTACACACTTAGAGATGATTGCAAGTGAAAACTTTACAAGTCCAGCTGTAATGCAAACTATGGGTTCAGTTTTTACAAACAAATATGCAGAAGGTTATCCATATAAAAGATATTATGGAGGGTGTGAATTTGCTGATAAAGCAGAACAATTAGCAATAGATAGAGCTTGTGAAATTTTTGGTTGTAAATTTGCAAATGTACAACCTCATGCAGGTAGTCAAGCAAATGGTGCAGTTTATGCTGCCTTAATCAATGCTGGTGATAGAATTTTAGGTATGGATTTATCACATGGTGGACATTTAACTCATGGTTCTAAACCTTCATTTTCAGGAAAAAATTATCAAGCATTTTATTATGGTGTAGAACTTGATGGTAGAATCAATTATGAGAAAGTTATGGAAATAGCAAAAGTTACTATGCCAAAAATTATTGTTTGTGGAGCAAGTGCTTACGCAAGAGAGATTGATTTTGCTAAATTTAGAGAAATAGCTGATGCAGTTGGTGCAATTTTATTTGCTGATATTGCTCATATTGCTGGGTTAGTTGCTGCTGGAGAACATCCATCACCATTTCCTCATGCACATGTTGTAACAACTACTACACATAAAACATTAAGAGGACCTAGAGGTGGACTTATTTTAACAGATGATGAAGAGATTTCTAAAAAAATCAATTCAGCAATTTTCCCAGGACTTCAAGGTGGACCTTTAGTTCATGTTATGGCTGCAAAAGCTGTTGCATTTAAAGAAGTACTTGATCCATCATGGAAAGATTATGCAAAACAAGTTAAAGCAAATGCAAAAGTTTTAGCTGATGTGTTAATGAAAAGAGGATATGATATCGTAAGTAATGGAACAGACAACCACTTAATCTTAGTATCTTTTTTAAATAAACCATTTAGTGGTAAAGATGCAGATGCAGCTCTAGGAAATGCAGGAATTACTGTAAATAAAAATACAGTCCCAGGGGAAACTAGAAGTCCTTTTGTAACAAGTGGGGTTAGAATCGGAAGTCCTGCTCTTACAAGTAGAGGTATGAAAGAAAAAGAATTTGAAATAATTGCAAACAAAATTTGTGATGTTTTAGATGATATTGAAAATGCAGACTTACAAGCAAAAATTAAAAAAGAGTTAGAAGAATTAGCTAAAAATTTCGTTATTTATACTAGTTCTACATATTAA
- a CDS encoding DNA-directed RNA polymerase subunit omega, translated as MRLEERLSLALKRVNNDRYILALAVGQRADELSKGAKPLLEKNTQHMKYTDIAIDEIGEGLLVIEGLVNK; from the coding sequence ATGAGATTAGAAGAGAGATTATCACTAGCATTAAAAAGAGTAAACAACGATAGATATATTCTTGCATTAGCAGTTGGTCAAAGAGCTGATGAACTAAGTAAAGGTGCAAAACCACTTTTAGAAAAAAATACTCAGCATATGAAATATACAGATATTGCGATTGATGAAATTGGAGAAGGTTTATTAGTTATTGAAGGTTTAGTAAACAAATAA
- the pdxA gene encoding 4-hydroxythreonine-4-phosphate dehydrogenase — translation MTKVSGERIVKKKLAISIGDLNGIGLQIALEAHEKIKKYCSPVYCINKDLLKDGAKLLNLEIPKDFELEKVKGKFVIKPGTVAKDSGSYSFDSFTTAIKLASKKKVEAIVTLPINKESWNRAKIHYKGHTEVLRDYFGKDAIMMLGCSKMFVALYTEHIALRKVAKKIEEEKITKFLLDFYNNVKQDNIAVLGLNPHASDNGVLGDEEVEIIKAIKKANKEIGKSIFKGPLVPDTAFSPMNRKQYQYYVCMYHDQGLIPLKSLYFEQSINVSLNIPIIRTSVDHGTAFDIAYKNSKVSLKSYINAVKEAINLSK, via the coding sequence ATGACAAAAGTAAGTGGCGAAAGAATTGTTAAAAAAAAGCTTGCAATATCAATTGGAGATTTAAATGGTATTGGACTACAAATTGCTTTAGAAGCACATGAAAAAATAAAAAAATACTGTTCTCCTGTTTATTGTATAAATAAAGATTTATTAAAAGATGGTGCAAAACTATTAAATCTAGAGATTCCAAAAGACTTTGAACTTGAAAAAGTAAAAGGCAAATTTGTAATTAAACCAGGAACTGTAGCAAAAGATTCTGGTTCTTATTCATTTGATTCCTTTACAACAGCAATTAAACTAGCATCAAAGAAAAAAGTTGAAGCAATAGTAACTTTACCTATAAATAAAGAGTCTTGGAATAGAGCAAAAATTCACTACAAAGGTCATACTGAAGTTCTAAGGGATTATTTTGGCAAAGATGCAATTATGATGCTTGGTTGTTCTAAGATGTTTGTAGCTTTATACACAGAACATATCGCACTTAGAAAAGTGGCAAAAAAAATAGAAGAAGAGAAAATTACCAAATTTTTATTAGATTTTTATAATAATGTAAAACAAGACAATATTGCAGTACTTGGTCTTAACCCACATGCAAGTGATAATGGAGTTTTGGGTGATGAAGAAGTTGAAATTATAAAAGCCATTAAAAAAGCAAATAAAGAAATAGGGAAAAGTATTTTTAAAGGTCCTTTAGTGCCTGATACTGCCTTTTCTCCAATGAATAGAAAACAGTATCAATATTATGTTTGTATGTATCATGATCAAGGATTAATTCCCTTAAAATCTTTATATTTTGAACAAAGCATAAATGTGAGTTTAAATATTCCTATTATTAGAACATCAGTAGATCATGGAACTGCATTTGATATAGCTTATAAAAACTCTAAAGTATCTTTAAAAAGTTATATAAATGCAGTAAAAGAAGCTATTAATTTAAGTAAGTAA
- a CDS encoding anthranilate synthase component I family protein, which yields MQIFSKELFLDQFTPVSIYKKVKDIYKDEITFLFESTINSTEGNYSYILLGARERVWHEGSTTFFKNEKGEIKEVDSNPLKFLKKYYKNFDKKFYKEKSLELGIGLIDGFIGNVGYDIGKEFEPVLKPYMDPLIDELNIPDLDLIRPKIILGFSHKTSKLVIVTNCEKYKNDLEVIEKSLFTPYEFLPLKKAELLDEGKFNYTKEQFFEMVSKSKEMIRSGDVFQILMSNRFTQKAIVDHLSFYRALRSKNPSPYLFLLEFEDFSIAGSSPEVMIRLVDGHILLRPIAGTRKRGKNIDKDLEMENELLSDIKERAEHIMLIDLGRNDVGRCAKPGTVKVTDLMRIERYSHVMHMVTDVEAVIDDKYDMFDLFAATFTAGTMTGAPKIRAMELIAQFEGIKRNFYSGSIAYFGFDGNMDSAITIRSTMLTKDKVIFQAGAGVVADSVPELEYLEVQNKLAANISTLKDLS from the coding sequence ATGCAGATTTTTTCAAAAGAACTATTTTTAGACCAATTTACACCCGTATCAATTTATAAAAAAGTAAAAGACATCTATAAAGATGAAATTACTTTTTTATTTGAAAGTACAATCAATTCAACGGAGGGAAACTACTCTTATATTTTACTTGGAGCAAGAGAGAGAGTATGGCACGAAGGCTCAACAACATTTTTCAAAAATGAAAAAGGTGAAATAAAAGAAGTAGATTCTAATCCACTTAAATTTTTAAAAAAGTATTATAAAAACTTTGATAAAAAGTTTTATAAAGAAAAATCTTTGGAATTAGGAATTGGTCTAATTGATGGTTTTATTGGTAATGTTGGTTATGATATTGGTAAAGAGTTTGAACCAGTTTTAAAACCATATATGGATCCATTGATTGATGAATTAAATATTCCTGATTTGGACTTAATACGACCAAAGATTATTTTAGGATTTTCACATAAAACTTCTAAGCTTGTAATTGTTACTAATTGTGAAAAATATAAAAATGATTTAGAAGTTATTGAAAAAAGTCTATTTACTCCTTATGAATTCCTACCATTAAAAAAAGCTGAACTTTTGGATGAGGGGAAATTCAACTATACAAAAGAACAATTTTTTGAAATGGTATCAAAATCAAAAGAGATGATAAGAAGTGGTGATGTTTTTCAAATACTTATGTCAAATAGATTCACTCAAAAAGCTATTGTAGACCACTTGAGTTTTTATAGAGCACTAAGAAGTAAAAATCCTAGCCCTTACCTTTTTTTACTTGAATTTGAAGATTTTTCAATTGCAGGAAGTTCTCCTGAAGTTATGATTAGGCTTGTTGATGGACATATACTTTTAAGACCAATAGCAGGTACTAGAAAAAGAGGTAAAAACATAGACAAAGATTTGGAAATGGAAAATGAACTTCTTTCTGATATAAAAGAGAGAGCGGAACATATCATGCTAATAGATCTTGGAAGAAATGATGTGGGGAGATGTGCAAAACCTGGAACTGTAAAAGTAACTGATTTGATGAGAATAGAAAGATATTCTCATGTAATGCATATGGTAACTGATGTGGAAGCAGTTATTGATGACAAATATGACATGTTTGACCTTTTTGCAGCTACTTTTACAGCAGGCACAATGACAGGAGCTCCAAAAATAAGAGCGATGGAATTAATTGCGCAATTTGAAGGAATAAAAAGAAATTTTTATTCAGGAAGTATTGCTTATTTTGGTTTTGATGGAAATATGGATAGTGCAATTACTATTAGAAGTACAATGCTAACAAAAGATAAAGTAATATTCCAAGCAGGTGCAGGAGTTGTAGCTGATTCAGTTCCAGAACTTGAGTATTTAGAAGTTCAGAATAAACTTGCTGCTAATATTTCAACACTAAAAGACTTATCATAA
- a CDS encoding ATP-binding protein, giving the protein MRILDACYELEFNKINFQERKERITYPKTIVCGPPKTGKSYLIYDYLSNFDSEEYLYINLNDFRNHKDEIILFLNDFIKEKKIKILVLENFDFDFELPEVQSILITSSNYKEIDGFKTIFIHGLDFEEYLLHDNKYQNSITSFNHFLKYGNLPEMIVIDENKRVNRLQEIIKLFCKDTTEIEVLKLLFSSIDENKSINQLYTILKKSIKISKDRFYELCKFYEANQLIFFIKKYNHEKSTKKIYAYNHAFLNSISHNKKFKNEFTNMVFLQLQKEHKNIYYLDKIDFFIEEEKTLVLAIPFFNTLLNNAIIKKIYSTIDELNIQQVYIITAGNNDILKYKKIEINILPFYEWAVQ; this is encoded by the coding sequence ATGAGAATTTTAGATGCTTGTTATGAGTTAGAATTTAATAAAATAAATTTTCAAGAGCGAAAAGAGAGAATCACATATCCTAAAACTATTGTATGTGGTCCTCCTAAAACTGGCAAAAGTTATCTTATTTATGATTATTTATCAAACTTTGATAGCGAAGAGTATTTATATATAAATCTAAATGATTTTAGAAACCACAAAGATGAAATTATTTTATTTTTAAATGATTTTATAAAAGAAAAAAAAATCAAAATTTTGGTTTTAGAAAACTTTGATTTTGATTTTGAGCTTCCAGAAGTACAAAGCATTTTAATCACAAGTTCAAATTATAAAGAAATAGATGGATTTAAAACAATTTTTATACATGGTTTAGATTTTGAAGAGTACTTACTTCATGATAATAAGTACCAAAATTCAATTACTTCATTTAATCATTTTTTAAAATATGGTAATTTACCAGAAATGATTGTAATTGATGAAAATAAAAGAGTTAATAGGTTACAAGAAATTATTAAACTTTTTTGCAAAGACACTACAGAAATAGAAGTTTTAAAACTTCTTTTTTCATCAATTGATGAAAATAAATCAATAAACCAATTATATACAATTCTAAAAAAAAGTATTAAAATATCAAAAGATAGATTCTATGAACTTTGTAAATTTTATGAAGCAAATCAGCTAATATTTTTTATAAAAAAATACAATCATGAAAAGTCTACAAAAAAAATATACGCGTATAATCATGCCTTTTTAAACTCAATTTCACATAATAAAAAATTCAAAAATGAGTTTACAAATATGGTTTTTCTACAACTGCAAAAAGAGCATAAAAACATATACTATTTAGATAAAATTGATTTTTTTATTGAAGAAGAAAAAACCTTAGTTTTAGCAATTCCTTTTTTTAATACTTTATTAAATAATGCAATTATAAAAAAAATATACTCTACAATTGATGAGTTAAATATCCAACAAGTATACATAATAACAGCTGGGAATAATGATATTTTAAAGTACAAAAAAATAGAAATAAACATTTTACCTTTTTATGAATGGGCAGTACAATAA
- a CDS encoding RelA/SpoT family protein, whose amino-acid sequence MDPYINKIQRINTIKSAFAELSSQIEITPKLKEIVDFTIQAHEGQFRKSGEPYAVHPLLVACITAHFSAEEPIVAAALLHDVVEDTQYPLEVVKKRWGEDISYIVDGLTKIDEIRESELVSSDSDKKIVTSALTFRKLLVASIDDPRVLVVKLCDRLHNMLTLSALPPKKQFRIAEETLVVYVPIAHRLGISTIKNELEDLAFFYIYPDEYKKIDDFMKENQQTIQIGFNEFISSTKMLLEKNGYDESKVKIFSRVKHHYSIYMKIQRKGVTIDEILDLMAIRILVNKEIDCYKVLGHIHLEYKPLISRFKDYVATPKENGYQTIHSTVFFNSKIHEVQIRTFEMHKVAEYGIAAHWKYKSGIKHSPNLNWLKSLEYTNENVEEFYTEAKEDLYSEDMVIYSPRGDTFTLPRSATAYDYAYMIHTDVGNKAVDCYINKVRKPLLTELKSSDIVSINTTDHNIPRCSWIHMVRTNRAKKQIKLLCTQRDKEINEYSGRNILNTIFEKYKTYIVADHKIENVYKIPLLLDYLKHTKKMIEKKIQENMNFVERFKLIPKKLKEYKFENILIYSNYSINSVSFEHCCHPKIGDDIVAFKEGNKAIIHHKMCDKAYKKIKAEKEMLFCKWVENELYQYKMVVSLQNTKGELAKLLTYMSQYEGYILSVSYGREQHSYIQYSDIEFEIDKKNRDEVRKIIEKKAKVIEFFSKKDAYNKN is encoded by the coding sequence ATGGATCCATATATAAATAAAATTCAGCGTATAAACACTATAAAAAGTGCTTTTGCTGAATTAAGCTCTCAAATAGAAATAACTCCCAAGTTAAAAGAAATTGTTGATTTTACAATCCAAGCCCACGAAGGTCAATTTAGAAAAAGTGGTGAGCCTTATGCTGTGCATCCATTATTGGTCGCTTGTATAACTGCACACTTCTCAGCTGAAGAGCCAATAGTTGCAGCTGCCCTACTTCATGATGTAGTTGAAGATACCCAATACCCTTTAGAAGTTGTAAAAAAGAGGTGGGGAGAAGATATCTCTTACATAGTTGATGGTTTAACAAAAATTGATGAAATTAGAGAAAGTGAATTAGTCTCTTCAGATTCAGATAAAAAAATTGTTACTTCTGCTTTAACTTTTAGAAAATTATTAGTAGCTTCAATTGATGACCCAAGAGTTTTAGTAGTTAAACTTTGTGATAGACTTCATAATATGCTAACACTTTCAGCACTTCCACCTAAAAAACAATTTAGAATAGCAGAAGAGACTTTAGTTGTTTATGTACCTATTGCCCATAGACTTGGTATTTCTACTATCAAAAATGAGTTAGAAGATTTAGCATTTTTTTATATTTATCCAGATGAATATAAAAAAATTGATGACTTTATGAAAGAGAATCAACAAACAATACAAATAGGTTTTAATGAATTTATATCATCAACCAAAATGCTTTTAGAAAAAAATGGCTACGATGAGAGTAAAGTTAAGATATTTTCAAGGGTTAAGCACCACTATTCTATTTATATGAAAATACAAAGAAAAGGGGTAACAATTGATGAGATTCTAGATCTTATGGCAATACGAATTCTTGTAAATAAAGAGATTGATTGTTATAAAGTTTTAGGTCATATTCACTTAGAATATAAACCTTTAATCTCAAGATTTAAAGATTATGTAGCAACCCCTAAAGAGAATGGGTATCAAACAATTCACTCAACTGTTTTTTTTAATTCAAAAATTCATGAAGTACAAATTAGAACATTTGAAATGCATAAAGTCGCAGAATATGGAATTGCAGCCCATTGGAAATATAAAAGTGGAATCAAACATTCGCCTAATTTAAATTGGTTAAAATCATTAGAATATACAAATGAAAATGTAGAAGAATTTTATACTGAAGCAAAAGAAGACTTGTATTCTGAAGATATGGTAATTTACTCACCAAGAGGAGATACTTTTACTCTTCCAAGAAGTGCAACTGCATATGATTATGCTTATATGATTCATACAGATGTTGGAAATAAAGCTGTTGATTGTTATATAAATAAAGTACGAAAACCTTTATTAACAGAGCTAAAAAGTAGTGATATAGTCTCTATTAATACAACAGATCACAATATTCCAAGATGTTCTTGGATTCATATGGTAAGAACAAATAGGGCAAAAAAACAAATAAAACTTTTATGCACACAAAGAGACAAAGAGATAAATGAATATAGTGGTAGAAATATATTAAACACTATTTTTGAAAAATATAAAACATATATTGTAGCAGATCATAAAATCGAAAATGTATACAAAATTCCTTTATTATTAGATTATTTAAAACATACAAAAAAAATGATTGAGAAAAAAATTCAAGAAAATATGAATTTTGTTGAGCGATTTAAACTAATTCCAAAAAAATTAAAAGAATACAAATTTGAAAATATACTTATTTATTCAAATTATTCAATTAATTCAGTCTCTTTTGAACACTGTTGTCACCCCAAAATAGGTGATGATATAGTAGCTTTCAAAGAAGGAAATAAAGCAATAATTCACCACAAAATGTGTGATAAAGCTTACAAAAAAATAAAAGCAGAAAAAGAGATGCTTTTTTGCAAATGGGTAGAAAATGAACTTTATCAATACAAAATGGTTGTAAGTTTACAAAATACAAAAGGTGAATTAGCTAAATTATTAACATATATGAGCCAATATGAAGGTTATATTTTGTCAGTTAGTTATGGAAGAGAGCAACACAGTTATATTCAATATTCTGATATAGAATTTGAAATTGATAAAAAAAATAGAGATGAAGTACGTAAAATTATAGAAAAAAAAGCAAAAGTTATTGAGTTTTTTTCAAAAAAAGATGCATATAACAAAAACTAA
- a CDS encoding SPOR domain-containing protein, which yields MEIKGEDFIKNVQIKREQTELEERLMELESQAKNINSSSKNPYEQNNPYASNDNFTYEEEVNKTESELDDILLGASNSSQNKDNKKKYIVLGLVLAVLFLITIIIFRLLDNQTKVEDDSLTKKETIEQDKPLNDNIEQQYQKIVNEKLKSIEDLNNKTEKQNKDITEAMDLNNIQKEEKKVEAPKPLEKDVEKVKELKKDIFNVESKTTEKKVETPKAVVKKPIVKKEVVKPTPKPVVKTTKKVLTNEPSGTFIQVGAFSKNIDKKYMDNLRKSKFKYVFYKVNVKGTTFTKVLVGPFKSRSDAINNMNNVKSKLNISSAFIMKF from the coding sequence ATGGAAATAAAAGGCGAAGATTTTATAAAAAATGTTCAAATAAAAAGGGAACAAACAGAATTAGAGGAGAGATTGATGGAACTAGAGTCACAAGCTAAAAACATAAATTCTTCTTCGAAGAACCCATATGAACAAAATAATCCTTATGCAAGTAATGATAATTTTACTTATGAAGAAGAAGTGAATAAAACAGAATCAGAATTAGATGATATTTTGTTAGGGGCTAGTAATTCGTCACAAAATAAAGACAATAAGAAAAAATATATTGTCTTAGGATTAGTTTTAGCAGTTTTATTTTTGATAACAATTATAATCTTTCGTCTTTTAGATAACCAAACTAAAGTAGAAGATGATTCATTAACAAAAAAAGAGACAATAGAACAAGACAAGCCTTTAAATGACAATATTGAACAACAATACCAAAAAATAGTGAATGAAAAGCTAAAAAGTATTGAAGACTTGAACAATAAAACTGAAAAACAAAATAAAGATATCACAGAAGCAATGGATCTTAATAATATCCAAAAAGAAGAGAAAAAAGTAGAAGCACCAAAACCTTTGGAAAAAGATGTTGAAAAAGTAAAAGAGTTAAAAAAAGATATCTTTAATGTAGAATCAAAAACTACAGAGAAAAAAGTGGAAACGCCAAAAGCTGTTGTTAAAAAACCAATTGTTAAAAAAGAAGTAGTAAAACCTACCCCTAAACCAGTAGTTAAAACTACAAAAAAAGTCTTAACTAATGAACCAAGTGGTACTTTTATTCAAGTTGGGGCATTTTCAAAAAATATAGATAAAAAATATATGGATAACTTAAGAAAAAGTAAATTTAAATATGTTTTTTACAAAGTAAATGTTAAAGGCACAACTTTTACAAAAGTATTAGTAGGTCCATTTAAATCTAGAAGTGATGCAATTAATAATATGAATAATGTTAAATCAAAACTTAATATTAGTAGCGCTTTTATTATGAAATTCTAA